From Methanosarcina lacustris Z-7289, one genomic window encodes:
- a CDS encoding restriction endonuclease, producing MKLWLLKAAGTLEDEEIILEDSIITIGGAEFPDLSNIKNEEQVKKLILEKYPGMREERSETWAGEICSFITKIKKGDLVTVPLKTRNEVLIGKVTGNYEYRQLTDFISHIRKVRWLKTSLKGAFEEEYNVDFNSPEALFLIKADPEKLSGFLETKSLGALVEELSFALEDLDFLRERMLELAYRLAETDEIPEVRKIAAEMEKMLREQ from the coding sequence ATGAAGCTATGGTTGCTCAAAGCCGCAGGCACTTTAGAAGACGAAGAGATAATTCTGGAAGACAGTATAATTACCATCGGAGGAGCTGAGTTCCCGGATTTATCGAATATTAAAAACGAAGAGCAGGTAAAGAAACTCATACTCGAGAAATATCCCGGCATGCGGGAAGAGCGTTCCGAAACCTGGGCAGGGGAGATCTGCTCTTTCATTACAAAAATAAAGAAAGGAGACCTTGTAACAGTCCCCCTCAAGACCAGAAATGAGGTGCTGATAGGAAAAGTTACAGGGAACTACGAATACAGGCAGCTCACTGACTTTATCAGCCATATCAGAAAGGTCAGGTGGCTCAAAACCTCTCTAAAAGGGGCCTTTGAAGAAGAATATAATGTGGACTTTAACTCCCCTGAAGCTCTCTTCCTGATAAAAGCAGACCCTGAAAAACTCTCCGGGTTCCTCGAAACAAAAAGCCTGGGAGCCCTGGTAGAAGAACTTTCCTTTGCCCTTGAAGACCTGGACTTCCTGAGAGAAAGGATGCTTGAGCTTGCGTACAGGCTGGCTGAAACTGATGAAATTCCCGAGGTCCGGAAAATTGCAGCGGAAATGGAAAAGATGCTGAGAGAACAGTAA
- a CDS encoding formylglycine-generating enzyme family protein yields MEFVPVSAGEFDMGSPSREKRRKLWESPVHRVSIKKPFYLGRYPVTQEQWSKVMGNSLSYLRGEKYPVETVSWEEAQAFIRKLNAVENTGEKSSVYRLPTEAEWEYAARAGTTGSYFFGADETKLTEYAWFLKNSGLETHPVGLKKPNPWGLYDIYGNVGEWVQDEYHINYKGAPSDGRAWESSLSSVSIPVRIRKGGGWNGNAGCCRSAERLFAAQDRKLNSLGFRIVKEV; encoded by the coding sequence ATGGAGTTTGTCCCTGTCTCTGCAGGGGAATTTGATATGGGTTCGCCTTCCCGTGAAAAGCGCAGAAAGCTCTGGGAAAGCCCTGTACACAGGGTATCGATAAAAAAACCCTTTTACCTGGGCAGGTATCCGGTTACACAGGAACAGTGGAGTAAAGTGATGGGAAATTCCCTTTCCTATTTAAGGGGTGAAAAGTATCCGGTTGAAACTGTTTCCTGGGAAGAGGCGCAGGCTTTTATCCGAAAACTTAATGCCGTTGAAAATACTGGCGAAAAAAGCTCGGTTTACCGCCTCCCCACGGAAGCCGAGTGGGAATACGCAGCAAGGGCAGGAACCACAGGCAGCTACTTCTTCGGCGCCGACGAAACCAAACTCACAGAATATGCCTGGTTTCTCAAGAACTCAGGACTTGAAACTCATCCAGTCGGTTTGAAGAAGCCCAATCCCTGGGGACTTTATGATATCTACGGAAATGTAGGGGAGTGGGTGCAGGACGAATACCACATCAACTACAAAGGAGCGCCTTCAGACGGCAGAGCCTGGGAGAGTTCTTTGTCAAGTGTATCTATTCCTGTACGGATAAGAAAGGGTGGGGGCTGGAACGGAAATGCAGGATGCTGCAGGTCGG
- a CDS encoding helix-turn-helix transcriptional regulator codes for MKQSLINLILFSKRRKELLLLLREKPEDIDTIKELLNVDAGSIQPHIKKMRDAHLIIEEKKVYRLSEIGKIIVENMEPLLNTIEVFEVNEDYWKTRDLTRIPYFLLERIDELGHCELLEPDAEHLFETPRAFMEELLSSKDVFTFVSYFHPEAPSLYAGIAENGTKHVLCMTENVIERLFSSFPEEADKLSKNKNLKIFVCRKSAPIPSIVVTDRFLALKLFEKDGKLRDQILISTEKKALAWGKELFWHCIKVTESLEEKPGF; via the coding sequence ATGAAACAGTCACTTATTAATCTCATCCTCTTTTCCAAAAGAAGAAAAGAGCTTTTATTACTCCTGAGGGAAAAACCAGAAGATATTGATACAATCAAAGAGTTGCTCAACGTAGATGCCGGTTCGATCCAACCTCATATTAAAAAAATGAGAGATGCTCACCTGATAATTGAGGAAAAGAAAGTTTACAGGTTGTCCGAAATCGGAAAAATAATAGTTGAAAATATGGAGCCTCTCCTGAATACAATTGAGGTTTTTGAAGTCAATGAAGACTACTGGAAGACCCGTGATTTAACCCGGATTCCATATTTCCTTCTGGAGAGGATTGACGAACTTGGGCACTGTGAACTGCTTGAGCCTGATGCGGAACATCTTTTTGAAACCCCCAGGGCTTTCATGGAAGAACTCCTGAGTTCAAAAGATGTCTTTACTTTTGTATCCTACTTCCATCCGGAAGCCCCTTCCCTTTATGCAGGCATTGCGGAAAATGGCACAAAGCATGTTCTCTGCATGACCGAAAATGTTATAGAGCGCTTATTTTCCAGTTTTCCGGAAGAAGCTGACAAGCTGTCTAAAAATAAGAATTTAAAAATATTTGTCTGCAGAAAATCCGCACCTATCCCCTCAATTGTTGTAACTGACAGGTTCCTTGCGCTTAAACTTTTCGAAAAAGATGGCAAATTGAGGGACCAGATACTTATATCCACCGAAAAAAAAGCTTTAGCCTGGGGAAAAGAGCTTTTTTGGCACTGCATAAAGGTGACTGAATCACTGGAAGAAAAGCCAGGCTTTTGA
- a CDS encoding DUF429 domain-containing protein translates to MGKKVFVGVDGCRAGWFAVYLEGENKSDCSWKVEIFPEFSFLVDFLKNNYGQAEPLILIDIPIGLKTGSGERLSDLGARSLLKARKSSIFPVPCREAIYAETYKEACDVNERLTGKRISKQAWNIVPKIRDVDRFLVENKNLREKVREVGPEICFQTFEGFPMKYPKKKVEGFLERKEALGNVCTFTDEVVESALSNYRRKDLAKDDILDALAAALTAKMGSIYGFTYVPDEPETDSKGLKIQMVYCECKEFIVHKNTELTLRGSE, encoded by the coding sequence ATGGGCAAAAAGGTCTTTGTCGGGGTTGACGGTTGTAGAGCTGGCTGGTTTGCAGTTTATCTCGAAGGAGAAAATAAGAGTGACTGTAGCTGGAAAGTTGAAATTTTCCCGGAGTTCTCATTCCTTGTTGATTTTTTGAAAAATAATTATGGACAGGCAGAACCCCTTATTCTTATTGACATTCCAATTGGCTTGAAAACGGGAAGTGGAGAGCGACTTTCTGATCTTGGAGCCCGCAGCCTCCTGAAGGCACGAAAATCGAGTATATTTCCTGTACCCTGCAGGGAAGCAATTTATGCGGAAACCTATAAAGAAGCCTGTGATGTCAATGAAAGGCTCACTGGAAAACGCATCTCAAAACAGGCATGGAACATAGTCCCAAAAATCCGGGACGTGGACAGGTTCCTGGTTGAAAACAAAAATTTAAGGGAAAAGGTCAGAGAAGTCGGGCCGGAAATCTGTTTCCAGACTTTTGAAGGCTTTCCTATGAAATACCCTAAAAAGAAAGTTGAAGGTTTTCTTGAAAGAAAGGAAGCCCTGGGTAATGTCTGCACATTTACAGATGAAGTCGTCGAATCTGCTCTTTCAAATTACAGGCGAAAGGATCTGGCAAAAGACGATATTCTGGATGCCCTTGCAGCTGCACTCACTGCAAAAATGGGGAGCATTTATGGGTTTACGTATGTACCAGATGAGCCTGAAACTGATAGCAAAGGGCTGAAAATCCAGATGGTTTACTGCGAATGTAAGGAATTTATAGTTCATAAAAATACAGAATTAACTTTGAGAGGTTCAGAGTAA